One window from the genome of Cricetulus griseus strain 17A/GY chromosome 2, alternate assembly CriGri-PICRH-1.0, whole genome shotgun sequence encodes:
- the Srfbp1 gene encoding serum response factor-binding protein 1 isoform X2, whose protein sequence is MAADPLPPSAMAQPGTLNLNNEVVKMRKEVKRIRVLVIRKLVRSVGRLKSKKGTEDALLKNQRRAQRLLEEIHAMKELKPDVITKSALGDDINFEKTCKKPDSTASERAIARLAVHPLLKKKIDALKAAVQAFKDARQNAPEAESSKNASEESQHKDTLCSKDDASELQHPERTIVSEQKGKDAKTVAKKAVHDSKEKLATIEHGPKAVVTPCSPGMPAGKDAVATSAHSQKAPADSKRTALTETTKKERESTLGENSGSEEEESEEEKEYFDDSTEERFYKQSSVSEDSDSGDDFFIGKVRRTRKKEGGVRSSAKEHKPLQKVSPKTYTLDPDWDLRNDKHKGIPDARKLESVFFHSLSGPKSSRRDFREQAPKNKTPDFAENEPPIKSRFTKSARRGFESVKQQTHAPLHPSWEASRRRKEQQSKITVFQGKKITFDD, encoded by the exons GTTgtgaagatgagaaaagaagTGAAGCGAATCCGAGTTTTGGTTATCCGAAAACTTGTCAGGAGTGTTGGCAGACTGAAGTCCAAAAA GGGCACTGAAGATGCACTATTGAAAAACCAAAGACGAGCCCAAAGATTGCTTGAAGAGATACACGCCATGAAG GAATTGAAACCTGATGTCATAACTAAATCTGCTCTTGGTGACGATATCAACTTTGAAAAAACTTGCAAAAAG CCAGATTCAACTGCTTCTGAAAGAGCAATTGCCAGATTAGCAGTTCACcctcttctaaagaaaaaaatagatgcacTAAAAG CTGCTGTTCAAGCCTTCAAAGATGCAAGACAGAATGCTCCTGAGGCTGAGTCATCAAAGAATGCTTCAGAGGAAAGCCAGCATAAGGACACTCTCTGTTCAAAAGATGATGCAAGCGAGTTACAGCATCCTGAGAGAACTATTGTCAGTgagcagaaaggaaaagatgCCAAAACAGTAGCAAAGAAAGCAGTACatgattcaaaagaaaaattggcCACGATAGAACATGGACCCAAAGCCGTGGTCACTCCATGTTCTCCAGGGATGCCTGCAGGAAAGGATGCTGTGGCTACCTCTGCACACTCACAGAAGGCACCTGCAGACTCAAAACGGACTGCCTTAACTgaaaccacaaagaaagaaagggagagcaCCCTGGGTGAGAACAGTGGcagtgaggaagaggagagtgaggaggaaaaggagtaCTTTGATGATAGCACTGAAGAAAGATTCTACAAACAGTCTTCTGTGTCTGAGGATAGTGACAGTGGTGATGATTTCTTCATTGGAAAAGTCCGACgtacaagaaagaaggaagggggtgtCCGGTCCTCAGCTAAGGAACACAAACCCCTCCAAAAGGTGTCACCCAAAACATATACACTTGATCCTGATTGGGATTTAAGAAATGATAAACACAAGGGAATTCCAGACGCTAGGAAGTTAGAATCTGTGTTTTTCCACTCTTTATCTGGACCTAAAAGCTCCAGGAG ggaTTTCAGAGAACAGGCCCCAAAGAATAAAACTCCAG ACTTTGCAGAAAATGAACCTCCAATCAAGAGTCGGTTTACAAAGAGTGCACGAAGAGGGTTTGAGAGTGTGAAGCAGCAGACTCATgctcctctgcatccttcctgggAAGCGAGCAGGAGGCGGAAAGAGCAGCAGTCCAAAATCACTGTgtttcaagggaaaaaaatcacgTTTGATGACTGA
- the Srfbp1 gene encoding serum response factor-binding protein 1 isoform X3 — protein sequence MRKEVKRIRVLVIRKLVRSVGRLKSKKGTEDALLKNQRRAQRLLEEIHAMKELKPDVITKSALGDDINFEKTCKKPDSTASERAIARLAVHPLLKKKIDALKAAVQAFKDARQNAPEAESSKNASEESQHKDTLCSKDDASELQHPERTIVSEQKGKDAKTVAKKAVHDSKEKLATIEHGPKAVVTPCSPGMPAGKDAVATSAHSQKAPADSKRTALTETTKKERESTLGENSGSEEEESEEEKEYFDDSTEERFYKQSSVSEDSDSGDDFFIGKVRRTRKKEGGVRSSAKEHKPLQKVSPKTYTLDPDWDLRNDKHKGIPDARKLESVFFHSLSGPKSSRRDFREQAPKNKTPDFAENEPPIKSRFTKSARRGFESVKQQTHAPLHPSWEASRRRKEQQSKITVFQGKKITFDD from the exons atgagaaaagaagTGAAGCGAATCCGAGTTTTGGTTATCCGAAAACTTGTCAGGAGTGTTGGCAGACTGAAGTCCAAAAA GGGCACTGAAGATGCACTATTGAAAAACCAAAGACGAGCCCAAAGATTGCTTGAAGAGATACACGCCATGAAG GAATTGAAACCTGATGTCATAACTAAATCTGCTCTTGGTGACGATATCAACTTTGAAAAAACTTGCAAAAAG CCAGATTCAACTGCTTCTGAAAGAGCAATTGCCAGATTAGCAGTTCACcctcttctaaagaaaaaaatagatgcacTAAAAG CTGCTGTTCAAGCCTTCAAAGATGCAAGACAGAATGCTCCTGAGGCTGAGTCATCAAAGAATGCTTCAGAGGAAAGCCAGCATAAGGACACTCTCTGTTCAAAAGATGATGCAAGCGAGTTACAGCATCCTGAGAGAACTATTGTCAGTgagcagaaaggaaaagatgCCAAAACAGTAGCAAAGAAAGCAGTACatgattcaaaagaaaaattggcCACGATAGAACATGGACCCAAAGCCGTGGTCACTCCATGTTCTCCAGGGATGCCTGCAGGAAAGGATGCTGTGGCTACCTCTGCACACTCACAGAAGGCACCTGCAGACTCAAAACGGACTGCCTTAACTgaaaccacaaagaaagaaagggagagcaCCCTGGGTGAGAACAGTGGcagtgaggaagaggagagtgaggaggaaaaggagtaCTTTGATGATAGCACTGAAGAAAGATTCTACAAACAGTCTTCTGTGTCTGAGGATAGTGACAGTGGTGATGATTTCTTCATTGGAAAAGTCCGACgtacaagaaagaaggaagggggtgtCCGGTCCTCAGCTAAGGAACACAAACCCCTCCAAAAGGTGTCACCCAAAACATATACACTTGATCCTGATTGGGATTTAAGAAATGATAAACACAAGGGAATTCCAGACGCTAGGAAGTTAGAATCTGTGTTTTTCCACTCTTTATCTGGACCTAAAAGCTCCAGGAG ggaTTTCAGAGAACAGGCCCCAAAGAATAAAACTCCAG ACTTTGCAGAAAATGAACCTCCAATCAAGAGTCGGTTTACAAAGAGTGCACGAAGAGGGTTTGAGAGTGTGAAGCAGCAGACTCATgctcctctgcatccttcctgggAAGCGAGCAGGAGGCGGAAAGAGCAGCAGTCCAAAATCACTGTgtttcaagggaaaaaaatcacgTTTGATGACTGA